In the genome of Flavobacteriaceae bacterium YJPT1-3, the window AACAGGTAGTACAACCCCAGTTGTTCGCCGGGATCTCCTAAGTCATTTCCTTCAGCAACTAAACTGACCATGACTACGGCCAGGGCTCCTGTAGCTCCGGAGATCATTCCGGGTCGGCCACCAAAGGCCGCCGTGATCAGTCCGATCATAAAAGCAGCATAGAGGCCAACCAGCGGGTCAACTCCGGCGACAAAGGCGAAGGCTACAGCTTCAGGCACCAAAGCCAGGGCTACGGTGAGACCACTGAGTAGGTCGTTCTTTGCATTGGCAGCACGTTTACGGATAAATTCGGTCATGGGGTCGTTTTTTGAGAAGCCGCAAAAGTACAGTATTTTTTAGGATGCTCTAGTCTAAGTGGAGGCTTACCGCCGAAAACGTTGTCGCAAACTCCATTGAAAAATTCATGCAAACCAACAAAAAAACCGCCCTAAAGGCGGTTTTTAGCTCTTTTTCAAAGCATTTTTAAGCGTTACTCTTTATTTTGTTGCTCTTTGATGGTCTTATCGTCAACATCAAAATCATTGGTATTGATATTGCGTTCTCCGATCTCGCCTAAAGGCTTATCTTTTTTACTACGTTCTAATTTTTGATCTTCTATCTTTCCCATAATGTTTAATTTAAATCTACATAGAAAATACAAAGCATAACTCTTAAATACTGTGAACAGCCTGCTAAGATTGGGTTAAAGTCACTAATATGGTCACTTAGCGTATCGTTTTTACAAACTGTTCTACGCTTTCCGCTCCATGTTCTGTCAGATGTTTAATAAAAGCAGAACCAATGATCGCCCCTTTGGCGTAACGCGTCGCTTTCTGAAAAGTCTCCGCATTGCTGATCCCAAAGCCAACGATCTGCGGATTATTGAGATCCATTCTGGCGATGCGTTCAAAATAGGTTTGTTGCTCGCCTCCAAATCCGGATTGAGCCCCCGTGGTGCTGGCACTACTCACCATATAGATAAACGCATCAGAAGCGGCATCCAGTTGGCGAATACGTGCTTCTGAGGTCTGCGGAGTGATCAAAAATATGAACTTTAGTCCGTGACGTTCAAAGATCGATTGGTAGTGTTCCTGATACTCGGCCAACGGTAAATCAGGCATAATGATACCGTCTATACCTAGTTGCGCACATTGTTCACAAAAGCGCTCCACGCCGTATTGAAGCATAGGATTGAAATAGCCCATCACGATCAGCGGAATATGGATGATTTCGCGAATGCCTGCCAACTGATCAAAAAGCTTCTGAGTGCTCATCCC includes:
- the trpA gene encoding tryptophan synthase subunit alpha, whose translation is MNRINQKLAEDQKLLSIYFTAGYPQLEDTVPVLKQLQESGVDMVEIGLPFSDPLADGPTIQESSTQALKNGMSTQKLFDQLAGIREIIHIPLIVMGYFNPMLQYGVERFCEQCAQLGIDGIIMPDLPLAEYQEHYQSIFERHGLKFIFLITPQTSEARIRQLDAASDAFIYMVSSASTTGAQSGFGGEQQTYFERIARMDLNNPQIVGFGISNAETFQKATRYAKGAIIGSAFIKHLTEHGAESVEQFVKTIR